A genomic window from Glycine soja cultivar W05 chromosome 10, ASM419377v2, whole genome shotgun sequence includes:
- the LOC114369155 gene encoding trihelix transcription factor ASR3-like — translation MALEQEGQNRNTNGVVDAGDEGGKAPRLPRWTRQEILVLIQGKRDAENKFRRGRTAGLPFGSGQVEPKWASVSSYCRKHGVNRGPVQCRKRWSNLAGDYKKIKEWESQIREETESFWVMRNDLRRERKLPGFFDKEVYDILDSPAALALALSSSSPPPPTTTKTITLPAEEPLPHLYDSNRSAPGDGEDGLFSDFEQDEVAASSKKNKDIPAPIPISEKQYQPLLRRCQAEDVTNEKQSTSNPEMGSTSQGERKRKRLATDGEEETLQYQLIDVLERNGKMLSAQLEAQNINFQLDREQRKDHASNLVAVLDKLADALGRIADKL, via the exons ATGGCTTTAGAGCAGGAGGGTCAGAATAGGAACACAAACGGCGTAGTGGATGCTGGAGATGAGGGAGGGAAAGCGCCGAGACTGCCTCGGTGGACAAGACAAGAAATTCTGGTTCTGATACAGGGAAAGAGAGACGCTGAGAACAAGTTCAGGAGGGGCCGAACCGCGGGTCTGCCATTCGGGTCGGGTCAGGTGGAGCCGAAATGGGCATCGGTATCTTCCTACTGCAGAAAGCATGGAGTGAACAGAGGTCCGGTTCAGTGCCGGAAAAGGTGGAGCAATTTGGCCGGAGACTACAAGAAGATCAAGGAATGGGAGTCTCAGATACGGGAGGAGACGGAGTCGTTTTGGGTCATGAGGAACGATTTAAGAAGAGAGAGGAAATTGCCCGGATTTTTCGATAAGGAGGTATATGATATTCTTGATTCACCAGCGGCCTTGGCTCTCGCTCTTTCATCCtcatctcctcctcctccaaCCACAACCAAAACAATAACACTCCCTGCTGAGGAGCCTCTGCCTCACCTCTATGATAGTAATCGGAGCGCGCCCGGTGACGGTGAGGATGGCTTGTTCTCAGATTTTGAACAAGATGAAGTCGCTGCCAGTTCGAAGAAGAACAAGGACATTCCTGCTCCCATTCCTATCTCAG AGAAGCAATACCAACCACTCCTCCGTCGATGCCAAGCTGAAG ATGTGACTAACGAGAAACAGTCCACTTCAAATCCAGAAATGGGTTCTACTTCTCAAGGAGAGAGGAAAAGGAAGCGGTTAGCAACTGACGGAGAGGAGGAAACTTTGCAATATCAATTAATTGATGTCTTGGAAAGAAATGGCAAGATGCTAAGTGCTCAACTTGAAGCGCAGAATATAAATTTCCAGTTGGATCGTGAGCAGCGTAAAGACCATGCAAGTAATTTGGTTGCTGTGCTTGATAAGCTTGCGGATGCTCTAGGGAGAATCGCTGATAAATTATAG
- the LOC114371050 gene encoding uncharacterized protein At2g33490-like isoform X3 codes for MLGKIQFQLQKLIDKYRSHITQTITIPSDSLLNELRIVEEMKQQCDEKREVYESMLTRYRERGRSRSGKAESISLQQLQIARDEYDVEATLFVFRLKSLKQGQSWSLLTQAARHHAAQLCFFKKAVKSLETAEPHVKSVTDQHHIDYHFIGIEGEDEDEDEDGDVDHDDESHDENDDGELSFDYAQNECEQDVSTFENSMKENLDRLRRNSFSFKVRSASQSAPLFVDNKRDSSEKLRQMRQTLSRKFNSYVLPTPVDGKSSISLRSSNQVPSKIKTNLNEPVKNLWHSSPLEKKKYENIFGDGGFSGPDVRTAQSVLKESNSNTAYSRLPPPLIDGNLSSNHDYITAYSKKIKRHAFSGPLVSNAWPTKPPVSVKSVQLFSGPLLRTSIPQPPSSSPKVSPSASPPLSSSPKINELHELPRPPTISPSNSKFLGLVGHSGPLVSRGQQLSAPNYFATSNAASPLPMPPSAMARSFSIPNIGDKVTELHESRPEEAPNKSTISEDIDSPPLMQIALSTSHPSSDGSDTVAQAV; via the exons ATGCTCGGTAAAATACAGTTTCAACTCCAGAAGCTTATTGATAAATAT CGCTCTCATATCACCCAGACAATTACCATTCCTTCGGACTCTCTTCTCAATGAACTTCGAATTGTTGAG GAGATGAAGCAACAATGTGATGAAAAAAG AGAAGTATATGAGTCCATGTTAACAAGATATAGAGAAAGAGGTAGGTCTAGAAGCGGAAAAGCAGAGAGTATTTCCTTGCAGCAGTTGCAAATTGCTCGTGATGAATATGACGTGGAGGCGACATTATTTGTTTTCCGCTTGAAATCTCTGAAGCAAGGGCAATCGTGGAGCCTTCTAACACAGGCAGCACGTCACCATGCAGCTCAG TTATGTTTCTTCAAGAAAGCAGTTAAATCTCTTGAGACTGCAGAGCCACATGTAAAATCAGTAACAGATCAGCATCACATTGATTACCACTTCATTGGTATTGAAGGAGAGGATgaggatgaagatgaagatggtgATGTAGATCATGACGATGAGAGTCATGATGAGAATGATGATGGTGAGCTGAGTTTTGACTATGCACAAAATGAATGCGAGCAAGATGTTTCTACATTTGAGAACTCAATGAAG GAAAACTTGGATAGGCTTCGCAGGAATTCATTCTCCTTCAAGGTTAGGTCAGCTAGCCAATCTGCCCCACTTTTTGTTGATAATAAGCGTGATTCTAGCGAAAAGCTGAGACAGATGCGGCAAACTTTATCACGGAAGTTCAATTCATATGTGCTGCCTACACCAGTTGATGGGAAGAGTTCAATATCTTTGAGGTCAAGTAATCAAGTACCttcaaaaataaagacaaatttaAATGAGCCTGTGAAGAATTTGTGGCATTCATCCCCActggaaaaaaagaaatatgaaaacatTTTTGGAGATGGGGGATTTTCTGGTCCTGATGTTAGGACTGCACAGTCTGTACTGAAGGAGAGTAACAGCAATACTGCCTACTCAAGATTGCCACCTCCTTTAATCGATGGTAATTTATCCTCAAATCATGATTATATTACTGCTTACTCGAAAAAGATCAAAAGACATGCCTTTTCTGGTCCATTGGTAAGTAATGCATGGCCAACCAAGCCACCTGTCTCGGTTAAAAGTGTCCAATTGTTTTCTGGACCTCTTTTACGGACCTCAATTCCTCAGCCTCCATCATCATCTCCAAAAGTATCTCCTAGTGCTTCTCCCCCTCTTTCATCTTCACCTAAAATAAATGAGCTTCATGAACTTCCAAGGCCTCCAACCATTTCCCCATCCAATTCTAAGTTTTTAGGTTTGGTGGGTCATTCAGGTCCATTGGTGTCCCGAGGTCAACAGCTTTCTGCCCCAAATTATTTTGCTACATCAAATGCAGCATCTCCATTGCCGATGCCTCCTTCAGCCATGGCTCGAAGTTTTTCAATACCTAATATTGGGGATAAAGTTACAGAATTACATGAGTCAAGACCAGAAGAAGCCCCTAATAAATCAACAATATCTGAGGATATTGATTCTCCTCCTCTGATGCAAATTGCTTTATCTACTAGTCACCCATCATCAGATGGCTCGGACACTGTTGCTCAGGCTGTCTAG
- the LOC114372128 gene encoding coiled-coil domain-containing protein SCD2-like: MERKWSSESGGNVMSSPSHTHSQSRNGHSRSSSLTLTGGGISTVKRTQNVAAKAAAQRLAQVMASQTAVAAADDDDDEDDLGFRYTAPPPLSLSRGSAKSPSPALARNLVEESMYLRPAPTPGNRPPLSLRTPAPVPPLDPPIHNNKPKDKRFPFDTALLQPKDSGYQREASTLCDEVDMLQEENQSILDKLRLEEDRCKESEARVRELEKQVASLGEGVSLEAKLLSRKEAALRQREAALKNAKDSKEGVDKEITSLQTEIENAKVETETAVRQLNGAESEVKALRSMTQRMILTQKEMEEVVLKRCWLARYWGLAAKYGICADVAVSKYELWSSLAPLPFEVVVSAGQKAKEECWEKGDDAIEKRSKLVPDLNDLTGEGNIESMLSVEMGLKELASLKVEDAIVQALAQQRRPNSARQLVSDIKSPGDPKFMEAFELSPEESEDVLFKEAWLTYFWRRAKAHGIEEEIAEERLRFWISRSGHSPTSHDAVDVEQGLSELRKLGIEHRLWEASRKEVDQDSTIARKLT, translated from the exons ATGGAGCGGAAGTGGAGCAGCGAATCTGGTGGGAATGTGATGTCGTCACCATCACACACACACTCGCAGTCGCGTAACGGGCATTCTCGTTCCTCTTCGCTCACCCTCACTGGAGGAGGAATTTCAACCGTCAAAAGGACTCAGAATGTTGCTGCCAAAGCCGCCGCTCAGCGCCTCGCCCAGGTCATGGCTTCTCAGACTGCCGTCGCCGCCGCCGACGACGACGACGATGAAGACGATCTTGGATTTCGCTACACTGCTCCTCCACCTCTCTCTCTTTCCAGGGGCTCTGCTAAATCTCCATCTCCTGCG TTAGCTCGGAACCTCGTAGAAGAATCAATGTATCTTCGCCCAGCTCCAACTCCTGGTAATAGACCACCGCTAAGCCTCAGGACTCCAGCTCCTGTTCCGCCCTTAGACCCTCCCATTCATAATAATAAGCCCAAAGATAAAAG ATTTCCGTTTGATACTGCACTCCTTCAACCAAAAGATTCAGGATATCAGCGTGAGGCTTCTACACTTTGTGATGAG GTTGATATGCTGCAGGAAGAGAATCAAAGTATTCTAGACAAG CTCAGACTCGAGGAAGACAGATGCAAGGAATCAGAGGCCAGAGTTAGGGAGCTTGAAAAGCAG GTTGCTTCCCTTGGAGAAGGTGTATCTTTGGAAGCCAAACTCTTGAGCAG AAAGGAAGCAGCATTGCGTCAAAGAGAG GCTGCGCTTAAAAATGCCAAAGACTCTAAGGAAGGAGTTGATAAGGAAATCACATCTCTACAGACTGAAATTGAG AATGCAAAAGTTGAGACCGAGACTGCAGTGAGACAGTTAAATGGAGCTGAATCTGAAGTAAAAGCTCTTCGATCAATGACTCAAAGAATGATATTAACTCAGAAAGAAATG GAAGAAGTTGTTCTAAAGAGGTGTTGGCTTGCTCGTTATTGGGGTTTAGCTGCAAAATATG GCATCTGTGCAGATGTTGCAGTTTCAAAGTATGAACTTTGGTCATCCTTAGCCCCTCTTCCGTTCGAGGTCGTTGTTTCTGCTGGACAAAAGGCTAAGGAGGAATGCTGGGAAAAAG GTGATGATGCAATAGAGAAGAGGAGCAAACTTGTTCCTGACTTAAATGATCTTACTGGAGAAGGAAATATTGAAAGTATGCTTTCAGTTGAAATGGGACTAAAGGAGCTTGCTTCTTTAAAG GTTGAGGATGCTATTGTGCAAGCATTAGCCCAACAGCGACGTCCAAATTCTGCTCGACAATTAGTCTCAG ATATTAAATCACCTGGGGACCCTAAGTTTATGGAAGCATTTG AATTGAGTccagaggaatctgaggatgtTCTTTTCAAGGAG GCTTGGCTGACATATTTTTGGAGAAGAGCCAAAGCTCATGGTATAGAGGAGGAAATTGCTGAAGAACGTCTTCGGTTTTGGATTAGTCGGAGTGGGCATTCACCTACCTCACATGATGCCGTTGATG TTGAGCAAGGACTTTCTGAGCTGAGGAAGTTGGGGATTGAACATCGACTTTGGGAAGCATCCAGAAAGGAAGTTGATCAGGACTCTACTATTGCACGAAAGCTGACTTGA
- the LOC114371050 gene encoding uncharacterized protein At2g33490-like isoform X2, giving the protein MKRSLRKLGVLAVEKHERDRRNIMPLSQLEELAQATQEMQDMRDCYDSLLSAAAATANSAYESLGDLGSCLLEKTALHDDEESGKVLIMLGKIQFQLQKLIDKYRSHITQTITIPSDSLLNELRIVEEMKQQCDEKREVYESMLTRYRERGRSRSGKAESISLQQLQIARDEYDVEATLFVFRLKSLKQGQSWSLLTQAARHHAAQLCFFKKAVKSLETAEPHVKSVTDQHHIDYHFIGIEGEDEDEDEDGDVDHDDESHDENDDGELSFDYAQNECEQDVSTFENSMKENLDRLRRNSFSFKVRSASQSAPLFVDNKRDSSEKLRQMRQTLSRKFNSYVLPTPVDGKSSISLRSSNQVPSKIKTNLNEPVKNLWHSSPLEKKKYENIFGDGGFSGPDVRTAQSVLKESNSNTAYSRLPPPLIDGNLSSNHDYITAYSKKIKRHAFSGPLVSNAWPTKPPVSVKSVQLFSGPLLRTSIPQPPSSSPKVSPSASPPLSSSPKINELHELPRPPTISPSNSKFLGLVGHSGPLVSRGQQLSAPNYFATSNAASPLPMPPSAMARSFSIPNIGDKVTELHESRPEEAPNKSTISEDIDSPPLMQIALSTSHPSSDGSDTVAQAV; this is encoded by the exons ATGAAGAGGTCTCTTAGAAAGTTGGGAGTTCTGGCAGTAGAGAAGCATGAGCGTGACCGCCGAAACATTATGCCTTTGTCCCAGCTAGAGGAGCTCGCTCAGGCTACCCAG GAGATGCAAGACATGAGAGACTGCTACGATAGCTTGCTTTCCGCGGCAGCAGCGACCGCCAACAGTGCTTACG AGTCCTTGGGAGATTTGGGCTCTTGCCTTCTGGAGAAAACCGCCTTGCATGACGACGAAGAAAGCG GCAAAGTTCTCATAATGCTCGGTAAAATACAGTTTCAACTCCAGAAGCTTATTGATAAATAT CGCTCTCATATCACCCAGACAATTACCATTCCTTCGGACTCTCTTCTCAATGAACTTCGAATTGTTGAG GAGATGAAGCAACAATGTGATGAAAAAAG AGAAGTATATGAGTCCATGTTAACAAGATATAGAGAAAGAGGTAGGTCTAGAAGCGGAAAAGCAGAGAGTATTTCCTTGCAGCAGTTGCAAATTGCTCGTGATGAATATGACGTGGAGGCGACATTATTTGTTTTCCGCTTGAAATCTCTGAAGCAAGGGCAATCGTGGAGCCTTCTAACACAGGCAGCACGTCACCATGCAGCTCAG TTATGTTTCTTCAAGAAAGCAGTTAAATCTCTTGAGACTGCAGAGCCACATGTAAAATCAGTAACAGATCAGCATCACATTGATTACCACTTCATTGGTATTGAAGGAGAGGATgaggatgaagatgaagatggtgATGTAGATCATGACGATGAGAGTCATGATGAGAATGATGATGGTGAGCTGAGTTTTGACTATGCACAAAATGAATGCGAGCAAGATGTTTCTACATTTGAGAACTCAATGAAG GAAAACTTGGATAGGCTTCGCAGGAATTCATTCTCCTTCAAGGTTAGGTCAGCTAGCCAATCTGCCCCACTTTTTGTTGATAATAAGCGTGATTCTAGCGAAAAGCTGAGACAGATGCGGCAAACTTTATCACGGAAGTTCAATTCATATGTGCTGCCTACACCAGTTGATGGGAAGAGTTCAATATCTTTGAGGTCAAGTAATCAAGTACCttcaaaaataaagacaaatttaAATGAGCCTGTGAAGAATTTGTGGCATTCATCCCCActggaaaaaaagaaatatgaaaacatTTTTGGAGATGGGGGATTTTCTGGTCCTGATGTTAGGACTGCACAGTCTGTACTGAAGGAGAGTAACAGCAATACTGCCTACTCAAGATTGCCACCTCCTTTAATCGATGGTAATTTATCCTCAAATCATGATTATATTACTGCTTACTCGAAAAAGATCAAAAGACATGCCTTTTCTGGTCCATTGGTAAGTAATGCATGGCCAACCAAGCCACCTGTCTCGGTTAAAAGTGTCCAATTGTTTTCTGGACCTCTTTTACGGACCTCAATTCCTCAGCCTCCATCATCATCTCCAAAAGTATCTCCTAGTGCTTCTCCCCCTCTTTCATCTTCACCTAAAATAAATGAGCTTCATGAACTTCCAAGGCCTCCAACCATTTCCCCATCCAATTCTAAGTTTTTAGGTTTGGTGGGTCATTCAGGTCCATTGGTGTCCCGAGGTCAACAGCTTTCTGCCCCAAATTATTTTGCTACATCAAATGCAGCATCTCCATTGCCGATGCCTCCTTCAGCCATGGCTCGAAGTTTTTCAATACCTAATATTGGGGATAAAGTTACAGAATTACATGAGTCAAGACCAGAAGAAGCCCCTAATAAATCAACAATATCTGAGGATATTGATTCTCCTCCTCTGATGCAAATTGCTTTATCTACTAGTCACCCATCATCAGATGGCTCGGACACTGTTGCTCAGGCTGTCTAG
- the LOC114371050 gene encoding uncharacterized protein At2g33490-like isoform X1 — MKRSLRKLGVLAVEKHERDRRNIMPLSQLEELAQATQEMQDMRDCYDSLLSAAAATANSAYEFSESLGDLGSCLLEKTALHDDEESGKVLIMLGKIQFQLQKLIDKYRSHITQTITIPSDSLLNELRIVEEMKQQCDEKREVYESMLTRYRERGRSRSGKAESISLQQLQIARDEYDVEATLFVFRLKSLKQGQSWSLLTQAARHHAAQLCFFKKAVKSLETAEPHVKSVTDQHHIDYHFIGIEGEDEDEDEDGDVDHDDESHDENDDGELSFDYAQNECEQDVSTFENSMKENLDRLRRNSFSFKVRSASQSAPLFVDNKRDSSEKLRQMRQTLSRKFNSYVLPTPVDGKSSISLRSSNQVPSKIKTNLNEPVKNLWHSSPLEKKKYENIFGDGGFSGPDVRTAQSVLKESNSNTAYSRLPPPLIDGNLSSNHDYITAYSKKIKRHAFSGPLVSNAWPTKPPVSVKSVQLFSGPLLRTSIPQPPSSSPKVSPSASPPLSSSPKINELHELPRPPTISPSNSKFLGLVGHSGPLVSRGQQLSAPNYFATSNAASPLPMPPSAMARSFSIPNIGDKVTELHESRPEEAPNKSTISEDIDSPPLMQIALSTSHPSSDGSDTVAQAV; from the exons ATGAAGAGGTCTCTTAGAAAGTTGGGAGTTCTGGCAGTAGAGAAGCATGAGCGTGACCGCCGAAACATTATGCCTTTGTCCCAGCTAGAGGAGCTCGCTCAGGCTACCCAG GAGATGCAAGACATGAGAGACTGCTACGATAGCTTGCTTTCCGCGGCAGCAGCGACCGCCAACAGTGCTTACG AATTCTCAGAGTCCTTGGGAGATTTGGGCTCTTGCCTTCTGGAGAAAACCGCCTTGCATGACGACGAAGAAAGCG GCAAAGTTCTCATAATGCTCGGTAAAATACAGTTTCAACTCCAGAAGCTTATTGATAAATAT CGCTCTCATATCACCCAGACAATTACCATTCCTTCGGACTCTCTTCTCAATGAACTTCGAATTGTTGAG GAGATGAAGCAACAATGTGATGAAAAAAG AGAAGTATATGAGTCCATGTTAACAAGATATAGAGAAAGAGGTAGGTCTAGAAGCGGAAAAGCAGAGAGTATTTCCTTGCAGCAGTTGCAAATTGCTCGTGATGAATATGACGTGGAGGCGACATTATTTGTTTTCCGCTTGAAATCTCTGAAGCAAGGGCAATCGTGGAGCCTTCTAACACAGGCAGCACGTCACCATGCAGCTCAG TTATGTTTCTTCAAGAAAGCAGTTAAATCTCTTGAGACTGCAGAGCCACATGTAAAATCAGTAACAGATCAGCATCACATTGATTACCACTTCATTGGTATTGAAGGAGAGGATgaggatgaagatgaagatggtgATGTAGATCATGACGATGAGAGTCATGATGAGAATGATGATGGTGAGCTGAGTTTTGACTATGCACAAAATGAATGCGAGCAAGATGTTTCTACATTTGAGAACTCAATGAAG GAAAACTTGGATAGGCTTCGCAGGAATTCATTCTCCTTCAAGGTTAGGTCAGCTAGCCAATCTGCCCCACTTTTTGTTGATAATAAGCGTGATTCTAGCGAAAAGCTGAGACAGATGCGGCAAACTTTATCACGGAAGTTCAATTCATATGTGCTGCCTACACCAGTTGATGGGAAGAGTTCAATATCTTTGAGGTCAAGTAATCAAGTACCttcaaaaataaagacaaatttaAATGAGCCTGTGAAGAATTTGTGGCATTCATCCCCActggaaaaaaagaaatatgaaaacatTTTTGGAGATGGGGGATTTTCTGGTCCTGATGTTAGGACTGCACAGTCTGTACTGAAGGAGAGTAACAGCAATACTGCCTACTCAAGATTGCCACCTCCTTTAATCGATGGTAATTTATCCTCAAATCATGATTATATTACTGCTTACTCGAAAAAGATCAAAAGACATGCCTTTTCTGGTCCATTGGTAAGTAATGCATGGCCAACCAAGCCACCTGTCTCGGTTAAAAGTGTCCAATTGTTTTCTGGACCTCTTTTACGGACCTCAATTCCTCAGCCTCCATCATCATCTCCAAAAGTATCTCCTAGTGCTTCTCCCCCTCTTTCATCTTCACCTAAAATAAATGAGCTTCATGAACTTCCAAGGCCTCCAACCATTTCCCCATCCAATTCTAAGTTTTTAGGTTTGGTGGGTCATTCAGGTCCATTGGTGTCCCGAGGTCAACAGCTTTCTGCCCCAAATTATTTTGCTACATCAAATGCAGCATCTCCATTGCCGATGCCTCCTTCAGCCATGGCTCGAAGTTTTTCAATACCTAATATTGGGGATAAAGTTACAGAATTACATGAGTCAAGACCAGAAGAAGCCCCTAATAAATCAACAATATCTGAGGATATTGATTCTCCTCCTCTGATGCAAATTGCTTTATCTACTAGTCACCCATCATCAGATGGCTCGGACACTGTTGCTCAGGCTGTCTAG